One Paraburkholderia phytofirmans OLGA172 genomic window carries:
- a CDS encoding MFS family transporter has protein sequence MTDLSDQTVATAHDVHDAHDTRRRIFAIVGASSGNLVEWFDFYVYSFCALYFAPAFFPSGNTTTQLLNTAGVFAAGFLMRPIGGWFFGRLADKHGRKTAMMVSVFMMCGGSLVIAVLPTYAQIGALAPALLLVARLFQGLSVGGEYGTSATYMSEVALKGRRGFFASFQYVTLIGGQLCALLVLVVLQQTLSTEELKAWGWRVPFVIGALAALVALYLRKSLEETTTAATRQRKEAGTLRGLWLHKGAFLTVLGFTAGGSLIFYTFTTYMQKYLVNTAGMHAKTASNVMTAALFVYMVMQPAFGALSDRIGRRRSMLFFGFFATIGTVPLLHALKDVTSPYAAFGLVVVALAIVSFYTSISGLIKAEMFPPEVRALGVGLSYAVANAIFGGSAEYVALWLKSVGNESMFYWYVTVLCAIAGIVSLRMRDPSKEGYLRHEP, from the coding sequence ATGACCGACCTATCCGACCAAACCGTGGCCACGGCTCACGACGTTCACGACGCACACGACACCCGGCGCCGCATCTTCGCGATCGTTGGCGCCTCATCGGGCAATCTAGTCGAGTGGTTCGACTTCTACGTGTACTCGTTCTGCGCGCTGTATTTCGCGCCGGCCTTCTTCCCGAGCGGCAACACCACCACGCAGTTGCTCAACACCGCCGGCGTCTTCGCCGCGGGCTTCCTGATGCGCCCGATCGGCGGCTGGTTCTTCGGCCGGCTCGCCGACAAGCACGGCCGCAAGACCGCGATGATGGTGTCGGTGTTCATGATGTGCGGTGGTTCGCTCGTGATCGCGGTGCTCCCCACGTATGCGCAGATCGGCGCCCTGGCGCCGGCGCTGCTGCTGGTCGCGCGCCTGTTCCAGGGCTTGTCGGTGGGCGGTGAGTACGGCACCAGCGCCACCTATATGAGTGAAGTCGCGCTCAAGGGCCGCCGCGGTTTCTTCGCGTCGTTCCAGTACGTCACGCTGATCGGCGGCCAGTTGTGCGCGCTGCTGGTGCTGGTGGTCCTGCAACAGACCCTCTCCACCGAAGAACTGAAAGCATGGGGGTGGCGCGTGCCGTTCGTGATCGGTGCGTTGGCGGCGCTGGTCGCGCTGTATCTGCGTAAATCGCTCGAGGAAACCACCACGGCGGCAACGCGTCAACGCAAGGAAGCCGGCACGCTGCGCGGCCTGTGGCTGCACAAAGGCGCATTCCTGACGGTGCTCGGCTTCACGGCCGGCGGCTCGCTGATTTTCTACACGTTCACCACGTACATGCAGAAGTACCTGGTCAACACGGCCGGTATGCACGCCAAGACGGCCAGCAACGTGATGACCGCGGCGCTGTTCGTCTACATGGTGATGCAGCCGGCGTTCGGCGCTTTGTCGGACCGTATCGGCCGGCGTCGTTCGATGCTGTTTTTCGGCTTCTTCGCGACCATTGGCACCGTACCGCTGCTGCACGCCTTGAAAGACGTGACGAGTCCGTACGCGGCCTTCGGCCTCGTGGTCGTGGCGCTGGCGATCGTCAGCTTCTATACGTCGATCAGCGGACTGATCAAGGCCGAAATGTTCCCGCCGGAAGTGCGCGCGCTCGGCGTGGGCCTGTCGTATGCGGTGGCCAATGCGATCTTCGGCGGCTCGGCGGAATATGTCGCGCTGTGGCTGAAGTCGGTGGGCAACGAGTCGATGTTCTACTGGTATGTCACTGTGCTGTGCGCGATCGCCGGCATCGTGTCGCTGCGCATGCGCGATCCTTCGAAAGAAGGGTATCTGCGTCACGAGCCTTGA
- a CDS encoding SpoVR family protein encodes MTKHLHNEARGYHPERGKGVPQQQQSGHAEAKADNTGAAAAGAVDTAAARGHTGTPTEGQREVRMNVGDRRPLPCPSDWTFELIEEYDSHIALVAEQYELDVYPIQLELISAEQMMDAYASVGMPVNYRHWSFGKHFLSTEKSYRRGQMGLAYEIVINSNPCIAYLMEENTMTMQALVIAHAAYGHNSFFKGNYLFKLWTDAHAIIDYLVYAKNYIAECEERFGLDRVEELLDSCHALMNYGVDRYKRPQKLSLEKEFAARREREAYLQSQVNELWRTLPTRHTPLPEEIEERYPPEPQENLLYFAEKNAPLLEPWEREVIRIVRKVGQYFYPQRQTQVMNEGWATFWHYTLLNTMYAQGKLEDGFMMEFLHSHSNVVYQPPVTKPYYSGINPYALGFSMMSDIRRICESPTEEDRKWFPELAGSPWLQAMHYAMRNFKDESFVAQYLSPHLIREMRLFSVLDDDMRDALEVSAIHDDSGYQYVRQALSRQYDMHHREPNIQVWAVNTRGDRSLTLRHFMSDNRHLSGDSDEVLKHMARLWQFDVYLESVDENGTVRKRYECKYVPPAIRV; translated from the coding sequence ATGACAAAACACCTGCACAACGAAGCGCGCGGCTATCACCCGGAGCGCGGAAAAGGCGTGCCGCAGCAGCAACAGTCGGGGCATGCCGAGGCGAAGGCGGACAATACGGGAGCCGCCGCTGCCGGAGCAGTCGACACCGCTGCTGCACGGGGACACACCGGAACGCCCACTGAGGGGCAAAGGGAAGTCCGTATGAACGTAGGCGATAGACGGCCTTTGCCGTGCCCGTCCGACTGGACCTTCGAATTGATCGAAGAGTACGACTCGCATATTGCCCTTGTTGCAGAGCAATATGAACTCGACGTGTATCCGATCCAGCTCGAACTCATTAGCGCCGAACAGATGATGGATGCTTACGCATCCGTCGGCATGCCGGTGAACTACCGTCACTGGTCGTTCGGTAAACACTTTCTTTCCACTGAAAAAAGCTATCGTCGCGGGCAGATGGGGCTGGCGTACGAAATTGTCATCAATTCGAACCCTTGCATCGCGTACCTGATGGAAGAGAACACGATGACGATGCAGGCGCTCGTCATCGCGCATGCGGCCTATGGTCACAACTCGTTCTTCAAGGGCAACTATCTGTTCAAGCTGTGGACGGATGCGCACGCGATCATCGATTACCTCGTCTACGCGAAGAATTACATCGCGGAGTGCGAGGAGCGCTTCGGGCTCGACCGGGTGGAAGAACTGCTCGACTCGTGCCACGCGTTGATGAATTACGGCGTGGACCGTTACAAACGTCCGCAAAAACTGTCGCTGGAAAAGGAGTTTGCGGCCCGCCGCGAACGTGAGGCTTATCTGCAATCGCAGGTCAACGAACTGTGGCGCACCTTGCCGACCCGGCATACGCCGTTGCCGGAGGAAATCGAGGAGCGTTATCCACCCGAGCCGCAGGAAAACCTGCTGTATTTCGCGGAGAAGAACGCACCGCTGCTCGAGCCGTGGGAGCGGGAAGTGATCCGCATCGTGCGCAAGGTCGGCCAGTATTTCTATCCGCAACGGCAAACCCAGGTCATGAACGAAGGCTGGGCCACGTTCTGGCACTACACCTTGCTCAACACGATGTACGCCCAGGGCAAGCTGGAAGACGGCTTCATGATGGAGTTTCTCCATTCGCACAGCAATGTGGTCTACCAGCCGCCGGTCACGAAGCCTTACTACAGCGGCATCAACCCGTACGCGCTTGGCTTTTCGATGATGAGCGATATCCGGCGGATCTGCGAATCGCCGACTGAGGAGGACCGCAAGTGGTTCCCCGAACTGGCGGGCAGCCCGTGGCTGCAGGCAATGCACTATGCAATGCGCAACTTCAAGGACGAGAGCTTCGTCGCACAGTATCTGTCGCCGCATCTGATCCGCGAGATGCGTCTATTCTCGGTGCTCGACGACGACATGCGCGATGCGCTCGAAGTGTCCGCGATTCATGACGACAGCGGATATCAGTACGTGCGCCAGGCGTTGTCGCGGCAGTACGACATGCATCATAGGGAGCCGAATATCCAGGTGTGGGCGGTGAACACGCGCGGCGACCGGAGTCTGACGCTGCGGCATTTCATGAGCGACAACCGGCATTTGTCCGGCGATAGCGATGAAGTGCTGAAACATATGGCGCGCTTGTGGCAGTTCGACGTCTACCTGGAAAGCGTCGATGAGAATGGGACGGTGAGGAAGCGGTACGAGTGTAAGTATGTGCCGCCAGCGATAAGGGTTTGA
- a CDS encoding DUF1488 domain-containing protein, with translation MSLNFPNPSRSYDAFHHCVNFWGYDNAREIAFTVDNSVISNLSPSVGSDEPAVLAAFDRHREQILTLARGLYVGGPQNRYTIS, from the coding sequence ATGTCCCTCAACTTCCCGAACCCAAGCCGCAGCTACGACGCCTTCCATCATTGTGTCAATTTCTGGGGCTATGACAACGCGCGCGAAATCGCCTTCACTGTCGACAATTCGGTCATTTCGAATCTGAGCCCGAGCGTAGGCTCTGACGAACCGGCAGTGCTCGCGGCCTTCGATCGTCATCGCGAGCAAATCCTCACGCTCGCTCGCGGTCTGTACGTCGGCGGTCCGCAAAACCGCTATACGATTTCTTGA
- a CDS encoding DHA2 family efflux MFS transporter permease subunit: MNQDSAQTALLWIVASGFFMQSLDTTIVNTALPSIAHSLHVAPLAMQPIVVAYTLTMAMLTPASGWLADRFGTRRVYFVAILVFVLGSICCASAHTLGQLVMARVLQGLGGSMLLPIGRLAVLRSVSSEQYVSALAFISIAGQLGPIAGPTLGGWFVEAITWHWIFLINVPIGALGLYAVQRFLPAHGETQAPPFDFAGCGLLSLCMIAFSLAVDAPVATHRAAWSAGLFALAVLSALAYIPHARRRNNPLFKLSLFGEPNFSVGLIGNLVCRVGSSAVPFLVPLLLQLQLGYSPLHSGLMMLPAALAGTVAKRWIAPLIRRYGYDTFLLVNTVIVGSAIVAFALITRGTPLIVGIVILAVFGAANSMQFAAMNSVTLKGLSHEDAGSGNSLFSMVQMLAIGLGVSIGGGLVNLFSAQWGSAALGFRLSFVCVGVITLVSAWVFRHLDEAPVTRDVRGQATQGAGR, translated from the coding sequence ATGAATCAGGACTCTGCCCAGACGGCGCTGCTCTGGATCGTCGCCTCAGGCTTTTTCATGCAGTCGCTCGACACGACGATCGTCAACACCGCATTGCCGTCGATTGCGCACAGCCTGCACGTCGCGCCCCTCGCGATGCAGCCGATCGTGGTCGCTTACACGCTGACGATGGCGATGCTCACCCCCGCGTCAGGCTGGCTCGCCGACCGCTTCGGCACGCGGCGCGTCTATTTCGTGGCGATTCTCGTATTCGTGCTCGGGTCGATCTGCTGCGCGAGCGCGCATACGCTCGGCCAACTGGTGATGGCGCGGGTCCTGCAAGGGTTGGGCGGTTCGATGCTGTTGCCGATCGGCCGGCTCGCCGTCCTGCGCAGCGTCTCGAGCGAGCAATACGTGTCGGCGCTCGCGTTCATTTCGATTGCCGGCCAGTTGGGCCCGATCGCCGGGCCTACGCTCGGCGGCTGGTTCGTTGAGGCCATCACGTGGCACTGGATCTTTCTGATCAATGTGCCGATCGGCGCATTGGGTCTTTACGCGGTGCAGCGTTTTTTGCCGGCGCATGGCGAAACCCAGGCGCCGCCGTTCGACTTCGCCGGTTGTGGGCTGCTGTCGCTGTGCATGATCGCGTTTTCGCTGGCCGTCGACGCGCCGGTCGCGACGCACCGCGCGGCATGGTCGGCGGGTCTCTTCGCGCTCGCCGTGCTCAGCGCGCTCGCCTACATCCCGCACGCAAGGCGCCGCAACAATCCACTCTTCAAACTCTCGCTCTTTGGCGAACCGAATTTCAGCGTCGGTCTGATCGGCAACCTAGTATGCCGCGTCGGCTCGAGCGCCGTACCGTTCCTCGTGCCGTTGCTGCTGCAATTGCAGCTCGGCTACTCACCGCTGCATTCCGGCCTGATGATGCTGCCTGCCGCACTTGCCGGCACCGTCGCCAAACGCTGGATCGCGCCACTCATACGCCGCTATGGCTATGACACGTTCCTGCTCGTCAACACGGTGATCGTGGGATCGGCGATCGTTGCGTTCGCATTGATTACGCGTGGTACGCCACTCATCGTCGGGATCGTGATTCTGGCCGTGTTCGGCGCGGCCAACTCCATGCAATTCGCGGCGATGAACAGTGTCACGCTCAAAGGCCTCTCGCATGAAGATGCCGGCAGCGGCAACAGCCTCTTTTCGATGGTGCAGATGCTGGCGATCGGGCTGGGCGTTTCGATCGGCGGCGGGCTGGTGAATCTGTTCTCGGCGCAATGGGGATCGGCGGCGCTCGGGTTCCGCCTGAGCTTCGTGTGCGTGGGCGTCATCACGCTAGTGTCGGCCTGGGTATTTCGTCATCTCGACGAAGCCCCCGTCACGCGCGACGTGCGTGGCCAGGCGACCCAGGGCGCGGGGCGCTGA
- a CDS encoding NAD(P)/FAD-dependent oxidoreductase: MTPAAIQLPQPIRSDVLIVGAGPVGLFAAFEAGVIGLSCQIVDGLDKVGGQCIELYPDKPIYDIPAIPSCTARELVERLMVQCKPFDVPIHLEQRVESVEQRDDGRWTVRTDRGLLFDVAAILLAAGNGAFVPQKLALAEAVPLESRHVHYSVPRLADFADKTVVVAGGGDSALDWALALRKVARRVTLVHRRNGFSAADSSVESMRRAVEAGEMDFMVGAISGLNVEGDTLNSIALRHIEGETQLDTEQLVVLYGLVADLGPIAKWNLSIHGGRVDVDTSNYESSRPGIFAVGDIANYPNKQKLILSGFHEASLALRKAYAYAYPERKRVHVHSSYDAKLAEKVGAVG; the protein is encoded by the coding sequence ATGACGCCCGCTGCAATCCAGCTTCCGCAACCGATTCGCTCCGATGTCCTGATCGTCGGCGCCGGCCCGGTGGGCCTCTTTGCCGCTTTCGAAGCGGGCGTGATCGGCCTGTCATGCCAGATTGTCGATGGGCTCGACAAGGTGGGCGGGCAGTGCATCGAGCTCTATCCCGACAAGCCGATCTACGATATTCCCGCGATTCCGTCGTGTACCGCGCGCGAGCTGGTCGAGCGTTTGATGGTGCAATGCAAGCCGTTCGACGTGCCGATCCATCTCGAGCAACGGGTCGAGTCGGTCGAGCAACGCGACGATGGGCGCTGGACCGTGCGCACCGACCGTGGCCTCCTATTCGACGTGGCGGCGATTTTGCTTGCCGCCGGCAATGGAGCGTTCGTGCCGCAAAAATTGGCGCTTGCCGAAGCCGTGCCGCTGGAGTCGCGCCACGTGCACTACAGCGTGCCACGCCTCGCCGATTTCGCCGACAAGACCGTGGTCGTGGCGGGCGGCGGCGATTCCGCGCTCGATTGGGCGCTGGCACTGCGCAAGGTCGCGCGGCGCGTGACGCTGGTGCATCGTCGCAACGGCTTCAGCGCGGCGGATTCGAGCGTCGAGTCGATGCGGCGGGCGGTCGAGGCCGGGGAGATGGACTTCATGGTCGGCGCAATTTCGGGGCTCAACGTCGAGGGCGATACGTTGAATTCGATCGCGCTGCGGCATATCGAAGGCGAAACGCAGCTCGACACCGAGCAACTCGTCGTGCTGTACGGATTGGTCGCTGATCTTGGGCCGATCGCGAAGTGGAATCTGTCGATCCACGGTGGCCGCGTCGATGTGGATACGTCCAACTATGAAAGCTCGCGGCCCGGCATTTTCGCGGTCGGCGACATCGCCAACTATCCGAACAAGCAGAAGCTGATTCTGTCCGGTTTTCACGAAGCGTCGTTAGCGCTGCGCAAGGCGTATGCCTACGCCTATCCGGAGAGGAAGCGGGTGCACGTCCATTCCAGTTACGACGCGAAGCTGGCGGAAAAGGTCGGGGCGGTGGGGTGA
- a CDS encoding LysR family transcriptional regulator: MLNPIWLKTFATVAACHSFTEAGRRLDLTQSSVSEHIRRLEQSVGRRLFVRDTHSLAMTPDGEAMLAHASVILQALARAESQFRAPRLKGRVRLGSSDDVALGPLPTVLAAFRNAHPDVELEITIGMTGKLYELLDAGSIDLLVGKRRLGDRRGVPLFTGRLEWLARTGTLVDLGQPLPLILVAEPSVTRAVVLDALAEAGFSWQVVCTSSSHAGCIAAARGGLGITVRPQYLAARGLAPPLNAASLPTLPSVEFIALAAKRLSRPAGTLLQLLHDSDLRGSWIGE; encoded by the coding sequence ATGCTCAATCCCATCTGGCTCAAGACCTTCGCAACCGTCGCAGCCTGCCATAGCTTCACCGAGGCGGGGCGGCGACTCGATCTGACGCAGTCGAGCGTTAGCGAACATATCCGCCGGCTCGAACAGAGCGTCGGACGGCGCCTGTTCGTGCGCGACACTCATTCGCTCGCGATGACTCCGGACGGCGAGGCCATGCTCGCGCACGCCAGCGTGATCCTGCAGGCGCTCGCGCGGGCCGAGTCGCAGTTTCGCGCGCCGCGTCTGAAAGGACGCGTGCGGCTCGGCTCATCGGACGACGTTGCGCTCGGGCCGCTGCCCACGGTGCTGGCGGCGTTTCGCAACGCGCATCCCGATGTCGAGCTGGAAATCACAATCGGTATGACCGGCAAGCTGTATGAGTTGCTGGACGCCGGCTCGATCGATCTGCTGGTCGGTAAGCGGCGTCTGGGGGATCGCCGCGGCGTGCCGCTGTTCACGGGGCGGCTGGAGTGGCTGGCACGCACCGGCACACTGGTCGACCTCGGCCAGCCGTTGCCGCTGATTCTGGTCGCCGAGCCGAGCGTGACGCGGGCCGTGGTGCTCGATGCGCTCGCCGAAGCCGGTTTCAGCTGGCAGGTAGTCTGCACGAGCAGCAGTCACGCGGGTTGCATTGCCGCCGCGCGCGGGGGGCTCGGCATCACCGTTCGTCCGCAGTATTTGGCCGCGCGGGGCCTCGCGCCGCCGCTCAACGCGGCCAGTCTGCCGACGCTGCCCTCAGTGGAATTCATCGCGCTGGCCGCTAAACGGCTGAGCCGTCCGGCGGGCACGTTGCTGCAATTGCTGCACGACAGCGATTTGCGCGGTTCGTGGATCGGTGAATGA
- a CDS encoding glycosyltransferase family 2 protein has translation MLTLSTTSPVPHPFPKVSICLPTCNRPELIVECIDSCLAQTYGNLEIVIGDDSKDTRTRQLIARRYANEPRIRYAMNQPPLGQGRNVASLFERARGDKILLIHDDDLLTTDGIEKLVSLWARHPQLEVAFADQYEADHSGTVDFDASTRLNTAFRRTKDAEGLQPLPGRTGLIQMFPNNGWMANADLVKRIGYQDRYGMCCDFVFGTELCLAARNVFYLHAYVSVYRKTATSISHSTRGTAVAATVSAYAFVKALQLPPQLEPSRKLALRRLAPIVVSVHAKNRQAMPGLRIALTHLFAYNYGFSMRLYHHLLMLSCAALSVRQRATVTAVAAAAPAVVADPPAAAATELVTDLVTDQSERV, from the coding sequence GTGCTCACCCTCTCCACCACCTCCCCAGTGCCCCATCCCTTCCCTAAGGTTTCCATTTGCCTGCCGACCTGCAATCGGCCTGAGTTGATCGTGGAGTGCATCGACTCATGCCTCGCGCAGACGTACGGCAATCTGGAGATTGTGATCGGCGACGATTCAAAGGACACGCGCACCCGGCAGTTGATCGCGCGGCGCTACGCGAACGAGCCGCGCATCCGCTATGCGATGAACCAGCCGCCGCTTGGTCAGGGGCGCAATGTCGCGAGCCTGTTCGAGCGTGCACGCGGCGACAAGATCCTGCTGATTCACGACGACGACCTGCTCACCACCGACGGCATCGAAAAGCTCGTGTCGCTATGGGCTCGTCATCCACAACTCGAGGTGGCGTTCGCCGATCAGTACGAGGCCGATCACAGCGGCACAGTCGACTTCGACGCGAGCACGCGCCTGAACACCGCGTTTCGCCGCACGAAGGACGCTGAAGGCCTGCAGCCTTTGCCAGGCAGGACCGGGCTGATCCAGATGTTCCCGAACAACGGCTGGATGGCCAACGCAGACCTCGTCAAGCGGATCGGCTACCAGGATCGGTACGGCATGTGCTGCGATTTCGTGTTCGGCACCGAACTTTGTCTCGCAGCGCGCAATGTGTTCTATCTGCACGCATACGTGTCGGTGTATCGGAAGACGGCGACCTCGATCTCGCATAGCACGCGCGGCACGGCGGTAGCCGCGACCGTCAGTGCGTATGCGTTCGTCAAGGCGCTGCAACTGCCGCCGCAACTGGAACCGTCACGCAAGCTGGCGTTACGCCGGCTCGCGCCCATCGTCGTTTCGGTTCATGCGAAGAACCGGCAGGCAATGCCTGGGTTGAGGATCGCGCTCACGCATCTCTTCGCCTACAACTATGGCTTCAGCATGCGGCTCTATCATCATCTGCTCATGCTCTCATGCGCGGCTCTGAGCGTGCGGCAGCGTGCAACGGTGACAGCTGTGGCCGCAGCGGCACCGGCTGTCGTCGCTGACCCGCCCGCCGCTGCTGCGACAGAACTCGTCACGGACCTCGTGACCGATCAATCCGAACGGGTCTGA
- a CDS encoding LysR family transcriptional regulator — MPFDERMLNGMGVLTAIVDSGSFAAAGVALDMSQSGVSRSVARLEARLGIRLFDRTTRSVTLTDEGRRFYEQIVPLLGGLEEAAASAAQGATVVRGRLRVNMDPFLSRLVLGPRLGGFIDKHPDLQLELITRDQLGDVVADGFDLAIRFGDPPASTLIARKLLDTRILTVAAPSYLKRHGHPASPAELESGKHVCIKFRDPLTGYPFSWAFHRGRKKIEIAPQGRLTVNDVGALHSVCAAGQGVAQIPALGAESLLANGKLVELFADWGDTVYPLYALYPSRHHPPAKVRAFFDFIVSLTAGSIREPAV, encoded by the coding sequence ATGCCATTTGACGAGCGCATGCTGAACGGCATGGGCGTGCTGACGGCAATCGTCGACAGCGGCAGTTTTGCGGCGGCAGGCGTTGCACTCGACATGTCGCAATCCGGGGTCAGCCGTTCGGTTGCACGGCTTGAAGCACGCCTCGGCATCCGGCTATTCGACCGCACCACCCGCTCGGTCACACTGACTGACGAAGGCCGGCGTTTTTACGAACAGATCGTGCCGCTGCTCGGCGGACTCGAGGAAGCGGCGGCTTCCGCGGCTCAGGGCGCGACTGTCGTTCGCGGGCGTTTGCGCGTGAACATGGACCCGTTCCTTTCGCGCCTCGTGCTGGGGCCGAGGCTCGGCGGCTTCATCGACAAGCATCCCGATCTGCAACTCGAGTTGATCACGCGCGACCAGCTAGGCGACGTGGTTGCCGACGGTTTCGACCTCGCGATCCGTTTCGGCGACCCGCCGGCTTCGACGCTGATTGCACGCAAGCTGCTCGACACGCGGATTCTGACCGTCGCCGCGCCCTCGTATCTGAAGAGACATGGCCATCCGGCGAGCCCCGCCGAACTCGAAAGCGGCAAGCATGTGTGCATCAAGTTCCGTGATCCGCTAACGGGTTACCCGTTCAGCTGGGCGTTTCACCGCGGACGCAAGAAGATCGAGATTGCGCCGCAAGGCCGCTTGACCGTGAACGACGTCGGCGCCTTGCATAGTGTGTGCGCCGCGGGCCAGGGCGTCGCGCAGATTCCCGCACTCGGCGCCGAGTCGTTGCTCGCCAATGGCAAACTGGTTGAACTGTTTGCCGACTGGGGCGACACGGTTTATCCGCTGTATGCGCTCTATCCTTCGCGGCATCATCCGCCAGCCAAGGTGCGGGCATTCTTCGATTTCATCGTTTCGCTGACGGCGGGCTCGATACGCGAACCGGCGGTTTGA
- a CDS encoding nucleotidyltransferase domain-containing protein, whose translation MLDGVVILQQPGGRALYQANTQHPLYPELRQIAVKSFALKEPIERALAVIGDKIKHAFIFGSMAAGTAGPASDVDVMVIGDARIGRVQRELDVAGEALGREIHVNVYPEDEWEQKRRSDPVLKSIDQGPKIMLNVSTATH comes from the coding sequence TTGCTCGACGGCGTCGTGATCCTTCAGCAGCCTGGCGGACGTGCGCTTTACCAGGCGAACACTCAGCATCCGCTTTACCCGGAGTTGCGACAAATTGCTGTCAAGAGCTTTGCTCTGAAGGAGCCGATCGAACGCGCATTGGCTGTCATCGGCGACAAAATAAAACATGCATTCATCTTCGGCTCGATGGCCGCCGGAACGGCGGGACCTGCTAGCGACGTCGACGTGATGGTGATCGGCGACGCGCGCATCGGCCGCGTGCAGCGGGAACTCGACGTGGCAGGAGAGGCGCTCGGCAGGGAAATCCACGTGAATGTATACCCGGAGGATGAGTGGGAGCAAAAGCGCCGCTCGGATCCCGTGCTAAAGTCGATTGATCAAGGTCCGAAGATCATGCTCAATGTTTCCACTGCCACACACTGA